Below is a genomic region from Gemmatimonadota bacterium.
GGTACACATCCACTGCGCCCAAAATAATACCGACCAGCCAGCCCAGTCCGTCCAGCATTCCGCCGGTCATGTGGTTGAGTTGCACATACGCCTGATTGGATTGAAACATGTTGCCTATGCCCAGTGCGCCTATTGCAATCCCCATTGCGTAAAAGCCGCCGATCAGTTTGCCAAAGCTGTCCATGCCGCGGGCTGAAAATCCTTTTCTGAGGTAGTACATCGGGCCGCCCGACACCGAATGGTCCGGGTTTTCATTGCGGTATTTGACGCCCAGCGTGCATTCAATGAACTTCGTGGACATGCCCAAAAAGCCCGCCACAATTAGCCAAAATGTCGCCCCTGGTCCGCCAACGGTTACCGCTACTGCGACGCCACCGATGTTGCCGATGCCGACAGTTCCCGCCACTGCTGTGGCCAGTGCCTGAAGGTGGGAGACTTCGCCTTTGCTGTTGGGGTCGGTGTAGTCGCCGCGCACCAGTTGGAGGGCATGCTTGAAGCC
It encodes:
- a CDS encoding alanine:cation symporter family protein, whose product is MSSLECSIDTLSQPANVYSAMKALGIDETINNATAPIAEVIGQFVFFKISVADAELPLVVLWLVAGAVFFTFYTGFIGIRGFKHALQLVRGDYTDPNSKGEVSHLQALATAVAGTVGIGNIGGVAVAVTVGGPGATFWLIVAGFLGMSTKFIECTLGVKYRNENPDHSVSGGPMYYLRKGFSARGMDSFGKLIGGFYAMGIAIGALGIGNMFQSNQAYVQLNHMTGGMLDGLGWLVGIILGAVDVY